One region of Brassica napus cultivar Da-Ae chromosome A10, Da-Ae, whole genome shotgun sequence genomic DNA includes:
- the LOC106372005 gene encoding probable UDP-arabinopyranose mutase 5, translated as MSSSEINKNEVDIVIGALNADLTQFLNSWRPFFSGFHLIIVKDPELKDDLNIPEGFDVDVYSKPDIEKVVGAANAAMFSGYSCRYFGYLVSKKKYIVSIDDDCVPAKDPKGVLVDAVSQHVSNLENPATPLFFNTLYDPYCEGADFVRGYPFSLRSGVPCAASCGLWLNLADLDAPTQALKTEQRNTSYVDAVMTVPLKAMLPISGINIAFNRELVGPALVPALRIAGEGKVRWETLEDVWCGMCLKHISDHLGYGVKTGLPYVWRNERGDAVESLRKKWEGMKLMEKSVPFFEALKLPESAVNVEDCVVELAKAVKEQLGSDDPAFTQAADAMVKWVQLWNSVNSSG; from the coding sequence ATGTCGTCGTCTGAGATAAACAAGAACGAGGTTGACATTGTCATCGGAGCTCTCAACGCCGACCTAACCCAGTTCCTCAACAGCTGGAGACCCTTTTTCTCCGGTTTCCATCTCATCATCGTCAAAGACCCTGAGCTCAAGGACGACCTCAACATCCCTGAAGGCTTCGACGTTGACGTCTACTCCAAGCCCGACATTGAGAAAGTTGTCGGAGCCGCCAATGCCGCCATGTTCTCAGGCTATTCCTGCAGATACTTCGGTTACCTCGTATCTAAAAAGAAGTACATCGTCTCCATCGATGACGACTGTGTCCCTGCCAAAGACCCCAAGGGAGTTCTAGTGGATGCTGTCTCTCAGCACGTGAGCAACCTCGAGAACCCCGCCACGCCTCTCTTCTTCAACACCCTCTACGATCCTTACTGCGAGGGAGCTGACTTCGTGCGTGGGTACCCGTTCAGCCTTAGGAGCGGTGTCCCTTGCGCTGCCTCCTGTGGACTTTGGCTTAACTTAGCTGATCTTGACGCTCCAACGCAAGCTCTCAAGACAGAGCAGAGGAACACTTCCTACGTTGATGCGGTTATGACTGTCCCCCTGAAGGCTATGTTGCCCATAAGCGGGATCAACATTGCCTTTAACCGTGAGCTGGTGGGACCAGCTTTGGTGCCTGCGCTTAGGATCGCTGGTGAAGGGAAAGTGAGGTGGGAAACGCTTGAGGATGTTTGGTGTGGGATGTGTCTGAAACACATCTCTGATCATTTGGGGTACGGTGTGAAAACCGGGCTGCCTTATGTGTGGAGGAACGAGAGAGGTGATGCGGTGGAGAGTTTGAGGAAGAAGTGGGAAGGGATGAAGCTGATGGAGAAGAGTGTTCCGTTTTTCGAGGCTTTGAAGTTGCCTGAGAGTGCGGTTAACGTTGAGGATTGTGTGGTTGAGCTTGCTAAAGCTGTGAAAGAGCAGTTGGGTTCGGATGATCCTGCCTTCACTCAAGCTGCTGATGCTATGGTCAAGTGGGTCCAGCTCTGGAACTCTGTTAACTCGAGCGGTTAA
- the LOC106370513 gene encoding tyrosine-protein phosphatase DSP5 isoform X2, which yields MGLLIEDDNDDGEVLIPPANFSMVEDGVYRSGFPQLENFGFLSTLNLKSIIYLCPEPYPEENLKSLQSNKLFQFGIQGKTDPPTPMPKDTVLSALRVLVDVRNHPILIHCKQGKHRTGCLVGCLRKVQNWCLSSVLEEYQKCAGLKWRQRDLRFIEEFDVHGLRQCLYSIIYQYNGYGLKRRKLLYQEENVVVQEQHKPQATKGW from the exons ATGGGTTTATTAATCGAGGATGATAACGACGACGGCGAGGTTTTGATTCCGCCGGCGAATTTCTCGATGGTGGAAGACGGAGTTTACCGATCTGGGTTTCCTCAGCTCGAGAATTTCGGTTTCTTATCGACACTCAATCTTAAATCCATCAT TTATCTGTGTCCTGAACCATACCCTGAGGAGAATCTAAAGTCTCTTCAATCCAACAAGCTTTTCCAGTTCGGTATCCAAGGCAAAACG GATCCTCCAACTCCTATGCCAAAGGATACAGTCTTGAGTGCTCTTAGAGTACTTGTTG ATGTTAGAAACCATCCAATTCTCATCCACTGTAAGCAAGGAAAG CATAGGACAGGTTGTCTTGTGGGATGCTTGAGGAAAGTGCAGAACTggtgcttatcatctgttctcgAGGAATACCAGAAGTGTGCGGGGTTGAAATGGAGACAAAGAGATTTAAGGTTCATAGAGGAGTTCGATGTGCACGGGTTAAGGCAATGTCTGTACAGCATAATCTACCAGTACAATGGTTATGGTCTGAAGAGGAGAAAGTTGCTGTATCAGGAAGAGAATGTTGTTGTCCAAGAACAGCACAAACCTCAAGCCACCAAAGGGTGGTGA
- the LOC106370513 gene encoding tyrosine-protein phosphatase DSP5 isoform X3: MGLLIEDDNDDGEVLIPPANFSMVEDGVYRSGFPQLENFGFLSTLNLKSIIYLCPEPYPEENLKSLQSNKLFQFGIQGKTMLETIQFSSTVSKESIGQVVLWDA, encoded by the exons ATGGGTTTATTAATCGAGGATGATAACGACGACGGCGAGGTTTTGATTCCGCCGGCGAATTTCTCGATGGTGGAAGACGGAGTTTACCGATCTGGGTTTCCTCAGCTCGAGAATTTCGGTTTCTTATCGACACTCAATCTTAAATCCATCAT TTATCTGTGTCCTGAACCATACCCTGAGGAGAATCTAAAGTCTCTTCAATCCAACAAGCTTTTCCAGTTCGGTATCCAAGGCAAAACG ATGTTAGAAACCATCCAATTCTCATCCACTGTAAGCAAGGAAAG CATAGGACAGGTTGTCTTGTGGGATGCTTGA
- the LOC106370513 gene encoding tyrosine-protein phosphatase DSP5 isoform X1, with product MGLLIEDDNDDGEVLIPPANFSMVEDGVYRSGFPQLENFGFLSTLNLKSIIYLCPEPYPEENLKSLQSNKLFQFGIQGKTDPPTPMPKDTVLSALRVLVGKESEERSFDVLVSSLFLISHLVSSFCLGTDVRNHPILIHCKQGKHRTGCLVGCLRKVQNWCLSSVLEEYQKCAGLKWRQRDLRFIEEFDVHGLRQCLYSIIYQYNGYGLKRRKLLYQEENVVVQEQHKPQATKGW from the exons ATGGGTTTATTAATCGAGGATGATAACGACGACGGCGAGGTTTTGATTCCGCCGGCGAATTTCTCGATGGTGGAAGACGGAGTTTACCGATCTGGGTTTCCTCAGCTCGAGAATTTCGGTTTCTTATCGACACTCAATCTTAAATCCATCAT TTATCTGTGTCCTGAACCATACCCTGAGGAGAATCTAAAGTCTCTTCAATCCAACAAGCTTTTCCAGTTCGGTATCCAAGGCAAAACG GATCCTCCAACTCCTATGCCAAAGGATACAGTCTTGAGTGCTCTTAGAGTACTTGTTGGTAAGGAATCAGAAGAGAGATCCTTTGATGTCTTAGTATCTTCTCTCTTTTTGATCTCTCATTTAGTTTCTTCCTTTTGTTTGGGTACAGATGTTAGAAACCATCCAATTCTCATCCACTGTAAGCAAGGAAAG CATAGGACAGGTTGTCTTGTGGGATGCTTGAGGAAAGTGCAGAACTggtgcttatcatctgttctcgAGGAATACCAGAAGTGTGCGGGGTTGAAATGGAGACAAAGAGATTTAAGGTTCATAGAGGAGTTCGATGTGCACGGGTTAAGGCAATGTCTGTACAGCATAATCTACCAGTACAATGGTTATGGTCTGAAGAGGAGAAAGTTGCTGTATCAGGAAGAGAATGTTGTTGTCCAAGAACAGCACAAACCTCAAGCCACCAAAGGGTGGTGA
- the LOC106370511 gene encoding receptor-like kinase LIP1 encodes MNCFPCFNSQRNRNLSCKNGTNEHDDHDFRPPVATTKHIEERETEQTPLKTFNFRELAMATKNFRQECLIGEGGFGRVYKGTLQSTGQVVAVKQLDKHGLHGNKEFQAQVLSLAKLQHPNLVKLIGYCADGDQRLLVYEYFSSVSLQDHLYEQKPSHKHMDWITRMKIAFGAAEGLDYLHDKVNPPVIYRDLKASNVLLDDEFYPRLCDFGLQILSPGAGDSLFLSSRVMDTYGYSAPEYTRGDEVTIKSDVYSFGVVLLELITGRRAIDTTKPNDEQNLVAWAQPIFRDPTRYPDMADPLLRRKFSERGLNQAVAITSMCLQDEPSARPLISDVMVALSFLSMSTDGIPTAVPVSSFRDKSMSIALSRHGSCSVVPFSLPRKEEDDASSVSSSDSEDEEEQEEESRSMKKQDEETNGNDSEDESDSNSEKDQEEEQDSPQLEKARSSSSSSDSGSERRRSIEETNATAQSLKIKYGYSSEEEDNERLSSKSSFKSNGESLLSLRFDSERNHNDSSNNTSMRVNSLAHDDDDDDDDDNEEEEEENHETRLEHIHSSKSEVQSIYSDDNTCEGSGDSSLRRIEPEEEDHDSSDRE; translated from the exons ATGAATTGTTTTCCGTGTTTCAATTCACAAAGGAACAGAAACCTTTCTTGTAAGAACGGGACTAACGAACACGATGATCACGACTTCAGACCACCTG TGGCGACGACGAAACATATAGAGGAAAGAGAAACAGAGCAAACGCCGCTTAAAACATTCAATTTCCGGGAACTAGCGATGGCAACGAAGAACTTCCGACAAGAATGTCTTATAGGAGAAGGTGGGTTCGGTAGAGTTTACAAAGGAACCCTTCAATCTACTGGCCAG GTGGTAGCTGTGAAGCAGCTAGACAAGCATGGACTACATGGTAACAAAGAGTTTCAAGCACAAGTCCTGTCATTAGCTAAACTCCAACACCCGAATCTCGTCAAGCTGATAGGATACTGCGCTGATGGAGACCAAAGGCTTTTAGTCTATGAATATTTCTCTAGTGTTTCCCTTCAAGACCACCTCTACG AGCAAAAGCCAAGCCACAAGCATATGGATTGGATAACCAGGATGAAGATTGCGTTCGGTGCAGCGGAAGGACTGGATTACTTACATGATAAAGTGAATCCACCGGTGATATACCGTGATCTGAAAGCTTCTAACGTCTTGTTAGACGACGAGTTTTACCCTAGGCTTTGTGATTTTGGTTTGCAAATTCTATCCCCCGGGGCTGGTGACAGCTTGTTTCTTTCTTCAAGGGTTATGGACACTTATGGTTACTCAGCACCTGAGTACACTCGAGGAGACGAGGTCACTATCAAATCAGATGTTTATAGCTTTGGAGTTGTGTTGCTTGAACTTATAACTGGTAGAAGAGCTATTGACACTACTAAACCTAACGATGAACAAAACCTAGTTGCTTGG GCACAACCGATATTTAGAGACCCAACTAGATATCCGGATATGGCGGATCCTCTCTTGAGGAGGAAGTTCTCAGAGAGAGGGTTGAATCAAGCAGTGGCGATAACATCAATGTGTTTACAAGATGAACCAAGTGCTCGTCCTTTGATAAGCGATGTAATGGTTGCGCTTAGCTTCCTTTCCATGTCTACTGATGGTATTCCAACCGCGGTTCCAGTTTCATCGTTTAGGGACAAGAGTATGTCTATTGCTTTGAGCAGACACGGTTCTTGTTCTGTGGTTCCCTTTTCACTTCCTCGGAAAGAGGAAGATGACGCATCTAGTGTCTCATCATCAGACtcggaagatgaagaagaacaagaagaagaatcaagaagtaTGAAGAAGCAAGATGAGGAAACAAACGGAAATGATTCAGAAGACGAGTCTGATTCAAACTCAGAGAAGGATCAAGAAGAGGAACAAGATTCTCCTCAGTTGGAGAAAGCTAGAAGCTCTAGCAGTTCATCTGACTCTGGAAGCGAGAGGAGAAGGTCTATTGAAGAAACTAATGCAACTGCTCAGAGCTTGAAGATAAAGTATGGTTATAGCTCTGAAGAGGAAGATAACGAGAGGCTGAGCAGTAAAAGCAGCTTTAAATCAAATGGAGAGAGTTTGCTTTCTTTGCGGTTTGACAGCGAAAGAAATCACAATGATTCGTCTAACAACACAAGCATGCGAGTCAATAGTCTTgctcatgatgatgatgatgatgatgatgatgataatgaggaggaggaggaggagaatcaTGAAACTCGGCTTGAGCATATTCATAGCTCAAAATCTGAAGTCCAAAGTATTTATTCAGACGATAATACATGCGAGGGAAGTGGTGACTCGTCTTTGCGTCGCATCGAACCAGAGGAAGAAGACCATGATTCTTCTGATCGAGagtga
- the BNAA10G17990D gene encoding protein METHYLENE BLUE SENSITIVITY 2: MTGKAKPKKHTAKELQAKADAALTNRGGGKAGLADRTGKEKGGHAKYECPHCKITAPDLKTMQIHHESKHPKLPYEEPKNLHEVLAAPESSKPKPGIRGSLKK, from the coding sequence ATGACAGGCAAGGCGAAGCCGAAGAAGCACACGGCGAAGGAGCTCCAGGCGAAAGCCGACGCAGCGCTGACCAACAGAGGAGGAGGTAAAGCTGGGCTCGCCGACCGGACCGGGAAGGAGAAAGGAGGCCACGCGAAGTACGAGTGTCCTCACTGCAAGATCACGGCGCCTGATCTGAAGACGATGCAGATCCATCACGAGTCGAAGCATCCGAAGCTGCCTTACGAGGAGCCGAAGAATCTCCACGAGGTTCTTGCTGCTCCTGAATCGTCCAAACCTAAACCTGGAATCAGAGGAAGCCTCAAGAAGTGA
- the LOC106370512 gene encoding CRIB domain-containing protein RIC4-like, with protein MRDRMERLVVLPFSVGCISDSSVDVLSPLSKHHHHHHHSFQGIRDQEEEENMKNVFKFLAVSKPEISTGINRLFKSFKTISQLFAYKEEEESEEGETSGLMEIGAPTNVKHVSHIGWESSREWKDLIPPELLAAAAAKEDATAGVAHLQPTL; from the exons ATGAGAGATAGAATGGAGAGACTTGTGGTGCTTCCTTTCTCCGTCGGATGTATCTCCGACTCAAGCGTCGACGTTTTATCTCCTCTCTCtaagcatcatcatcatcaccaccatTCTTTTCAAG GGATTCGTgaccaagaggaggaagaaaACATGAAGAATGTATTCAAGTTCCTAGCGGTATCTAAACCGGAGATATCTACGGGTATTAACCGGCTtttcaagagcttcaagaccattTCTCAACTCTTTG cttacaaagaagaagaagagagtgaagaaggagagacaTCAGGACTAATGGAGATAGGAGCTCCGACAAACGTAAAACATGTATCGCACATTGGTTGGGAAAGCAGTAGAGAATGGAAAGATCTCATACCGCCGGAGTTGCTCGCAGCCGCCGCTGCAAAAGAAGACGCCACCGCCGGAGTTGCTCATCTTCAACCAACTTTATAA
- the LOC106372006 gene encoding uncharacterized protein LOC106372006, giving the protein MQCIMAEGALITLDSDDILATADHHHHPLAVGTEFPDVETCRRTLKDLAIALHFDLRIVKSDRSRFIAKCSKEGCPWRIHAAKCPGVSTFTVRTLNAEHTCDGVRDLHHQQASVGWVARSVEARIRDNPQYKPKEILQDIRDEHGVAVSYMQAWRGKERSMAALHGTYEEGYRFLPAYCEQIKVSNPGSVAFATASGPESCFQRLFIAYRACISGFFSSFRPLLELDRAHLKGKYLGAILCAAAVDADDGLFPLAIAVVDNESGENWSWFLSEVRKLLGMNTDTMPRLTILSERQSGVVEAVETHFPTAFHGFCLRYVSESFRDTFKNTKLVNIFWSAVYALTAAEFEGKIAEMNEISQDVARWFELFPPHLWAVAYFQGVRYGHFGLGITEVLYNWALECHELPITQMMEHIRHQISSWFEARRDMSMRWNSILVPSAERRVTEAVSDARCYQVLRANEVEFEIVSTERTNIVDIRTRVCSCRRWELYGLPCAHAAAALISCGQNVHMFAEPCFTVSSYQQTYSGVIKEVADRRMWKEEGGEGGLMRIRPPKTRRPPGRPKKKVVRVENLKRPKRIVQCGRCHLLGHSQKKCTQPI; this is encoded by the coding sequence ATGCAATGCATAATGGCGGAAGGAGCTTTAATCACTCTAGACTCCGACGACATTTTGGCAACAgcagatcatcatcatcatcctctagCTGTCGGCACAGAGTTTCCCGATGTGGAAACCTGCAGAAGAACTCTAAAAGACTTGGCCATCGCTCTCCACTTCGATCTCCGCATCGTCAAATCAGACCGGAGCAGATTCATAGCCAAATGCTCCAAAGAAGGCTGCCCCTGGCGCATCCACGCCGCCAAATGCCCAGGCGTCTCGACGTTCACCGTGAGAACGCTGAACGCCGAGCACACCTGCGACGGCGTCCGCGACCTCCACCACCAGCAAGCCTCCGTCGGGTGGGTTGCTAGATCGGTGGAGGCGCGGATCAGAGACAACCCTCAGTATAAACCCAAAGAGATACTGCAGGACATAAGGGATGAGCATGGAGTTGCTGTTTCTTATATGCAGGCGTGGCGCGGGAAAGAGAGGAGTATGGCTGCGCTTCATGGTACTTACGAGGAAGGCTATCGGTTTCTGCCCGCGTATTGCGAGCAGATTAAGGTGTCTAACCCCGGGAGCGTCGCCTTCGCGACTGCTTCCGGGCCTGAGAGTTGTTTCCAGAGGCTGTTTATTGCGTACCGGGCGTGCATCTCCGGGTTCTTCAGCTCTTTTAGACCTCTTCTTGAGTTGGATAGAGCGCACCTCAAAGGGAAGTATTTGGGAGCGATACTCTGCGCGGCGGCCGTCGACGCGGACGACGGTTTGTTCCCGCTGGCGATTGCGGTTGTGGATAACGAAAGCGGTGAGAATTGGTCTTGGTTTTTGTCCGAGGTGAGGAAGCTTTTGGGGATGAATACGGATACAATGCCGAGGCTGACGATACTCTCCGAGAGGCAGAGCGGAGTGGTGGAGGCCGTGGAGACGCATTTCCCCACGGCCTTCCACGGGTTCTGCCTCCGTTATGTCAGTGAGAGCTTCAGGGACACGTTTAAGAACACGAAGCTCGTTAACATCTTCTGGAGCGCGGTCTACGCGCTCACAGCTGCGGAGTTCGAGGGGAAGATAGCGGAGATGAATGAGATCTCTCAAGACGTGGCTCGCTGGTTCGAACTCTTCCCTCCACACCTCTGGGCTGTTGCCTACTTCCAAGGCGTGAGATACGGACACTTCGGGTTAGGGATCACGGAGGTGTTGTACAACTGGGCGTTGGAGTGCCACGAGCTCCCGATCACTCAGATGATGGAGCATATCCGTCATCAGATATCGTCCTGGTTCGAAGCGCGCCGGGACATGAGCATGAGATGGAACTCTATACTCGTGCCTTCCGCTGAGAGACGGGTTACGGAAGCTGTGTCGGACGCGAGGTGTTACCAAGTGTTGAGAGCCAACGAGGTGGAGTTTGAGATAGTCTCGACGGAGAGAACTAATATTGTTGATATAAGGACGAGGGTGTGCTCTTGCAGACGCTGGGAGCTGTACGGGTTGCCGTGCGCTCACGCGGCCGCGGCGCTGATCTCGTGCGGTCAGAACGTGCACATGTTCGCGGAGCCGTGTTTCACGGTGTCGAGTTACCAGCAGACGTATTCGGGGGTGATCAAGGAGGTGGCGGATAGGAGGATGTGGAAGGAGGAAGGAGGAGAAGGAGGGTTGATGAGGATACGGCCGCCGAAGACGAGGAGGCCGCCGGGGAGACCGAAGAAGAAAGTGGTGAGAGTTGAGAATTTGAAGAGACCGAAGAGGATTGTGCAGTGTGGGAGGTGTCATTTGCTTGGTCATTCTCAGAAGAAGTGCACACAGCCCATTTGA